The sequence GGGACACCTGGCCTTACACCTGCATGAACAAAGAGGTATGAGCCCCGAATTGCAGTGAAAGGAAGAGCTTCTAACCAATCGCGATGATCACGGGCGGTAGCAAGGAAGTTTTGATTGCCGCCATTGCGCACCCAAAGCTTGAGGGCCTCACCAGGAAGCTGCTCATCAAGCGCATCAAGCAACATCTGCTCGTGATTGCCACGCAGAACCGTGACAGCCGAAAGTCCATAGGCAGCTGGTTCGGCCTGCAAAGATCGCACCAACTCGATCACCCTGGCGTCACCTTCAGGCTCGGGTGATCGATCAAAAAGATCCCCTAGAAACATCAGTTCAGCCCCGGTATGAAAGTGGGGAAGAAGCGCCAGCATCAATCTGGTGGCACAGCCATGAACATCGCCAACTGCCACAACGGTGGCTGATGCATCAAGAGGAGCAACAGCAGACGTCATCGGTGGTTGCTCCCGTCAAGGGTTTGCCTAGTTAAGCAACGCCTTTCAGCTTCGACAGGTCTTAACGACAACCCAGTGAAAACCGGTGAAGCAGAAACGGGACAAGTACTGCCTTTCAGTTGTATTCGCCGGGAGTTTCACGCTTCGAGACAGTGACACGCCCCACTTTTTGACCAGAAAAGCGCAGCAGTTCATCGCCGGCGAATTCATAGCCACGATCAGCAGCGATCCTGGCCACATCATCAGCAGTAGACGAAGCAAGCACGGCATCTTTCAGATCTGGATCGTTCTGCATCAGAACCAGAAACGCCTTCAAGTGATCAAGAGCCATGGACACAAGCAACGCAGTTGATCATCGCCTGTGGAGGCATACATCGGAAACAGGAAAAAGTTGATAGTCAATGTTCAAACTGAATGTTCAAGCTGAATGTGATGTTTTTGGCATCGACAACCAAAAGATTTAATTAGATTAGCCAAAAGCAATAAACTCAATGAAGCCCGGCCTACTATCAACGAAAAAGTTAAAGAAGAATTTCGAAGAAAGCCTGTTAAACGATAAAATCTACATCGCCATATTGTTGATCTTTAATATTGCCTACATTCTCCCAAAATTCACCGAATCCGCCGACCCCTCAAGCATCCTCATCGCCACGATTCCACCGGCCTTTGTTATTTCAGTTGTGATTACATTTGCTAGAGATCAATACATTAAAAATACTCTCATACGCAGATTGATGGAAGATTCGTATATTCCTTCTGTCTACAAGAGCAATGTCGACCTCAGAGCTCTGCCCAACCCTACCCCTTTAAAAATGGGGAGACCGCAGACCAGGAAATGGTTTGAGCTCAGCATTCTCGACCGAATAAGCACTAAATAAAAAGCAAAATTTCGAAACTTGCCAAAAACAATCCTTTTAAAAGGCTTTAGCGCACAGCACATCAAAATTTAAACCGTAAACGCCTATGGCTCTCAGCTGAGCCTTAACAAAACAAGTAAATGGCTAAATTTCCGCAAACATATGTAAAATTTTTAGTCAGTTCAATCCAACTAGTCTCAAGCCGTAATTCAACCTCCGGTCAGTACTAGAGAAGATCTAGCCGATCAAGCCAGTCACCATATGAGACGGTCAAAAAGCAATAAATCTGCTAAACGATGATTAATGATCAAAAACCGTTCAATGCTCCAGGGTCGATACGAGCACAGAGGCATGGCCTATGTCATTAAAGAAATGACTGGTGGTCCTGGATATCTCGTGCTTGGTTCACCCAAGGGACACCTCAAACAACTCGGTAGAGAATATCCATCACTGAAGGCTGCAGATGCTGCAGCTCGACGCGCGATTGACCAGATGCTTGCAGAAACCCAGTAAAAAGCCCTCCCATATGGAGGGCTTTTTGCGCAGGTGGGCCTGAATATGGTAGAAATACTCAAAGGTAAACTGTGGCTCTCACGCGCCTTTGGGATCAAAAGATCAATCAGCTGTTCATACCCAGCCTCGTAGAGGTAGTGGGAAACGGTCTCTATAGATCCTCGATAAACTCAGCGATCCTGAGCCGGCAATGGCAAGAACCAGGAAAATAAACAGGTAAAGCGCTGAGGTCTCAAATTCATAATTGTGAGCATCAACAACAGCAAATGGAGCACCTTGAAGACCGGTGTCGAGAAGGTGAAAGGTCATGGCGAACAGCATGGTCGACAGTAACCCAATCACGGCAGGACGAGTCGCGATCCCAAAGATGAGAACAACCGATCCGATGATCTGAGTGTAGGCAGCAAGATATGTCCAGAGGACATGATCGAAAGGTAGGAATGAAAAGTACTGATCAACAATAAATGAGGTAAATCCAGCAGGATCCTGCAACTTCTCAAGACCATGGTGAATCATGAGGACACCTGCTGATACACGCAGAATCAGTAAGCACAAGTCAGAGGAAAATTGATTCGACGTTTCTTCACTCATGACTTTCAGGCAAACAAAACTTGATAACTCTACACCTGATCAAAGCCTTTCCGTTGACGACAAAGGCAACAGAAGAAGAAAACGGAATGAGTTGTGCTGGTGAAACCATCCCTAGTCCTCACCAGCCCAACTTGCCTGATTCGAATTGAGAGGAGGAATCTCCATCAATCAAATCAATCCAATCGCGGATAAGCAATCGGCAACACAACCCTGGGGCAATCAAATCGATTGGCCTGAAGTGAATGAGACGAAAACAAGTGTCGCGAGTTGCAGGGTCGTTGTAGCAAAGCGTTGAAAGAGAAGAACCAATCAGAGACTCAAGCACAAAGAGCCATAAACATCTGCAGAGAGTATCAACCGGCACAATGGTGCAAGTCGACATGAACGTAAGTTGATCCGATGAATAACGACAAATTAAAGCAACTTTCCGAGGAATATTTTTTGATTACTCATCCAGATGGGACATGGGAAATTATTCATGGAGACCACATCAGAAAAATCAAGGGTCCTAGCCAGTGACTAGTTGCAAAGATCTCAAAGCAAAGGGAGCATAGTCAGATGTTGCCAACCTTTGTTTGGTCAGGCAAAGACATTGACCGATTGGAGCAATGGTTGTCCAATCGCATCGAACATCTGATTTCCAAAAATCAACCACTGGCCGCATCAGCCTTATTTGATGAGTTCCAACTGGAGCAACGAAGCAATTCCAATCCCTCTCATCCAGACTGACTTTTGATACAATGATGGCATCGTTGCTTGAATAATGACAGTGGAAAGACTCTATGGGGAAGACAAGAAAAAGGCTCTTTCGATCTTTTACGACAATTTTTGCGAAGAAATTGATCAACTCTTTTTCAAGAAATTTCAGGAGCTTTCGGACCTGAATGTTGGAGAAGGCGAAACAACTAGAATTGTCGGACGACTTTTAAATGCTAAAACCAATGTGATCGATCAGATCAGAGGATGATTTTCATCGTGATCCATAAGAGGTTGAAACCTGATAGTCCAAACCTTTGGGTCTGAGAATCAATCAATTGAGTTGACCTAAAATGGAGTTCCCTGGGTTGACAACGGTATGGAAAAGAGCCGCTAAATTAATGAAGGCTTTGAACTGAACGCTTGGAGACTCAAAAGCAAAGCAAAAAATCGTCTGTCTGGACCTGGTTGCTTCAACCCCTTGACAAACTCAAAAGGCGGGTTGCAGTAGTGCCCTCAGTCAACGACACCGTTAGTGCGATGAAAGAGATTGGTGTCGATCTGACAAAAGACGAAGAATAAGGCTTGTACCTGAACACGCTGCTAAATCTTTGAGGTGTGGAGATTGGCATGCCATCGAAACCCCGCAATCGTGTTGGCGAGATCTATGGGCGATTAACCGTGGTTCGAGCCTCCGATCGCCGTACCAAAAGTGGTAATGCCTATTGGTGGTGCCGTTGCAGCTGTGGCAAAGAAAGAGAAGTCCCAAGTGACAAGCTCTCAACAAACACCGCACGCAAAAAGCCCGTAATCACTGCTTGCCTGGTCTGTTCAAGAGAGCTGCAGGTCGAGGGTGTCTGTGCCAAGAACGATCGTGAAGAACGACAGAGACGAGAAGACGCTCAGCGACAACGCGATGCATTGACGGGACAAGTACCGGACAGTTGGCTGCGACTGCCACTGACCGATGCCCATGCTCGCGAACTAGGTCAGGTCTTGTTTTTTCGTGGGATTATTTGCCTACGAGGACATCTGGCCCCCTATCGCATCAATGGCGGCTGTCTGGCATGCGCAGGCCAGAAACCCTCTGCTCACTCAAGCCTGATGCCAATCAACACAGGCTCAGCTGAAAAGCCATCGTGACGGGAGCAAGAAGATGCAAGCTTGTCAGAAGATCAGGACCTGGTCTGCACAATGACATGACTCATCAGCGCCCTCTGGCTATCAAATATTCATAGGTTCAAACGATGATGACAAGATTTGTACTGAGGAACGGCGATGTGTTCGAGTCAGAGAGAGATCCATCTGATTTCGACACCTTCTGCTACGGAACCAATCAAGAGGAACAGACCTGTCATCTCCTCTCGTTCCAATCAGAGATCGCATTCTTGATGGTTTTGGGTGATGACCTCAACCTGAGGTACGAACCAGTTCAAAGCAAAGGTTGAGGCCTTCCTTCATGACGACTTCATCGATAAGCGGTCTGTGTGGTCATAAGAACGCGAGTGGTGCATCGATAGGTAGGACTCGCTAGACAACAGGAATGACTGATCACAACAAACGGCGAGCGCTTGAAGCTCTAATCGAGAGAGCAGCCGAAAACCTCAATCTCACTGAAGAGGAATCAAAGGCTCTGATTGCCCCGATTTCTGAGCAATTCAAGCGACTTGAAGCAGACAACTGAATTACTGAACGCGTTTTTGCTCGAGCTCACGCAAGGATTCATATGCAGCCCAGAGACCTTCTGTGACCGTGCAGCTGCGGCTTTGATCGCAAACTCTGTACTGACCACCACCAAGGGCATCGATGGTAGATCCCTTTGACGTCAAGCAAATGCGACTGGAATGAGCCATTGAGATTCAGCTTCGCAATAATTGGTCTACATCTTCGAAATAACACCAATCAATCAAATGTTAATGATCTAAATTATTCCCTATAATGAAAATCAGCATCCACAAATTTCCACCGATGTAAGATATTTAGTGGCATGGGACGAGCGGGTTACGAAGTGCCCTTTCAAAAAAACGACTGTCCAGAGATCCAGGCGTCAAAAGGTGCAATGGCAGCTTCGGACAAGGCCAGATAGCAAGTCGTAGCCATACCAATCAAAGCAATGCCAACACCAGTCACAATTAGTGACTCGTAAAGTTTCTGAGCGGCCCTTGTCTCAGGACTTGGAAAGACGCGGCGACGGGCCATACCTACTCCTGCATGGAGACATTCTGGCCTCATATCCCATGAAAGAGCAACGCAAAGAAGCAAAGATTTGCAAGTCCCTACCATGTAACCTTCGCTTCACGTTGTAAAGATTACGTTACGTCCAAGAATGAACAGCAGTCCCGCAAGTGGTCCGCATCAATTCGAAGAAGAATTAACAAAGATCTCACAATCAAAAACCTTGACAATCGAGCAGCCTGCTTCTCAATGATGGAGCCCTTTGTGACTCAGTGATGACGGATCAAAGACTGACAATCCTTCTACAAGAAGCGGAAGAGCATCTCCTCAGACAGAGCTGCCGCAGTCGTTATGAAAGGTCGGTTGTACGCCTTCCTGACAGCAGGCGAAACATCTGGCTCAAAGACGACAAGCGCGCAGCCTGATCAACGCTGTTTCCACAGAGGGCACGAGACTGCCACGTCGACAGAGACAAGTGTTTGGTGGCAGCTCAGCAGCTGGTGTCCTCCATGGCCCAGATGATTGCTCTGGGAGACCAACGAGATATCAAGCGGCAGATGCAAAAAACAACCGCCCCAAGCATGGAGCGGTTGTTCCCTCAAACCCAGCGATCCCCATCACCCGGCCCTTTGCACCACATCTTGCGGTGCATGATGGAAATGGTAGTGCTTGGACCACATATATGGAGCCATTAAAGACACCCTTCAGGTTTGAATGAACTATTAACAGTCTTGAAACACTTAGGGGAAACCCCTGCATCTAGCGTCTCGACGGCCTAGTTTTGGAAACCCCATCACCCGGCCTGCCCCAGTGGCAGGCTTTTTTATTGAGAAACACCAGCCATGGTGTGTTTGGCGCGATTCAGCCGAACAAGCCATGAAAGGACATGATTCAAGATCACCAAAAAAAAAAGGCCCAAAGGGCCTTCAGTGGGTGTGAGGAGTTGGAATCTCTGTGAGGAGAACCAACTAACCGAGTTCTAGCAGCTCATCTGTGCCATTCAAGATTCCGGCCTGCCAACAAGTGGCACTGTGCCAGTCAAATGGCTAAAATATTTTTGTGAGGAGAAAAGCTCACGTAGTGGAAACAAGGACACACTCACGTTGAGCTTTACGAACCCCTGCCTTCGGCGGGGGTTTCTTTTTGCTCATCTATGCAACAAGCTGCTTCAGCAT comes from Synechococcus sp. UW179A and encodes:
- a CDS encoding early protein (E6), translating into MPSKPRNRVGEIYGRLTVVRASDRRTKSGNAYWWCRCSCGKEREVPSDKLSTNTARKKPVITACLVCSRELQVEGVCAKNDREERQRREDAQRQRDALTGQVPDSWLRLPLTDAHARELGQVLFFRGIICLRGHLAPYRINGGCLACAGQKPSAHSSLMPINTGSAEKPS
- a CDS encoding DoxX family protein; translated protein: MSEETSNQFSSDLCLLILRVSAGVLMIHHGLEKLQDPAGFTSFIVDQYFSFLPFDHVLWTYLAAYTQIIGSVVLIFGIATRPAVIGLLSTMLFAMTFHLLDTGLQGAPFAVVDAHNYEFETSALYLFIFLVLAIAGSGSLSLSRIYRDRFPLPLRGWV
- a CDS encoding Nif11-like leader peptide family natural product precursor gives rise to the protein MALDHLKAFLVLMQNDPDLKDAVLASSTADDVARIAADRGYEFAGDELLRFSGQKVGRVTVSKRETPGEYN
- a CDS encoding metallophosphoesterase family protein; the encoded protein is MTSAVAPLDASATVVAVGDVHGCATRLMLALLPHFHTGAELMFLGDLFDRSPEPEGDARVIELVRSLQAEPAAYGLSAVTVLRGNHEQMLLDALDEQLPGEALKLWVRNGGNQNFLATARDHRDWLEALPFTAIRGSYLFVHAGVRPGVPLDQQLEKDLLWIRSPFLECEHGLPYTVVHGHTFCSDFAVTRLPHRIGIDTGAFLSGRLTALPLTV